One region of Equus caballus isolate H_3958 breed thoroughbred chromosome 23, TB-T2T, whole genome shotgun sequence genomic DNA includes:
- the TUSC1 gene encoding tumor suppressor candidate gene 1 protein yields the protein MWRMRAGAGRRGSCCGGQSRPGRVRGGGDGSGAGWRGRAGGSRQQLEERFADLAASHLEALRARDERDRQNARLREENARLRLENRRLKRENRSLFRQALRLPGEGADGAPAEAARATPGSEEAGRNRRARGGGPGDEPGSPRALRARLEKLEAMYRRALLQLHLEQRGPRPRGDKEEPAPHEPGSGIRAVTPEPPEPWL from the coding sequence ATGTGGCGCATGCGTGCTGGCGCCGGCAGGCGCGGGAGCTGCTGCGGCGGGCAGAGCCGCCCGGGCCGGGTTCGCGGGGGCGGCGACGGCAGCGGCGCGGGCTGGCGAGGCCGGGCGGGCGGCAGCCGCCAGCAGCTGGAGGAGCGGTTCGCTGACCTAGCCGCCAGCCACCTGGAGGCCCTGCGCGCGCGGGACGAGCGGGACCGGCAGAACGCGCGGCTGCGCGAGGAGAACGCCCGGCTGCGGCTCGAGAACCGGCGGCTGAAGCGCGAGAACCGCAGCCTCTTCCGTCAGGCCTTGCGGCTCCCCGGCGAGGGCGCCGACGGGGCGCCCGCGGAGGCGGCCAGGGCGACCCCGGGCTCCGAGGAGGCCGGCAGGAACCGCAGGGCTAGAGGCGGCGGCCCCGGGGACGAGCCGGGCAGCCCGCGGGCCCTGCGAGCCCGGCTGGAGAAGCTGGAGGCCATGTACCGCCGCGCCCTGCTGCAGCTGCACCTGGAGCAGCGGGGGCCGCGTCCGCGCGGGGACAAGGAGGAGCCGGCTCCGCACGAACCTGGCTCGGGGATCCGAGCCGTGACCCCGGAACCCCCAGAGCCCTGGCTGTAG